From the genome of Methylomonas sp. UP202, one region includes:
- a CDS encoding LysR family transcriptional regulator, whose product MDKFNNMRVFCRIVELGTFSAVARELKCSTMMISKYMAQLEASLGVVLLNRTTRSLSLTSAGEAYYHRSRQLLEDLADLEAATGQMGERIKGHIKVSAPIDFGGMYMVPVIERFLMTYPEIKILMTLDNKPPNLRIGNFDISLLVTDTLDPGVVARKIAETELCTYASPAYLSEQGTPQHIEDLSDHRCLHYVDTPHGDYWLFNVAGELQRIKVDWLLASNNGRALCQAAALGMGIVRAPRLSAAPHLQNGELVEILKDYQRPALAVYATYLQRRFYPAKLTAFVEFLLDYFGK is encoded by the coding sequence ATGGATAAGTTTAACAACATGCGGGTGTTTTGCCGGATCGTCGAGCTCGGCACCTTCTCGGCGGTTGCTCGAGAATTGAAGTGCTCGACGATGATGATCAGCAAATATATGGCCCAGCTCGAAGCGTCGTTAGGCGTGGTTCTGTTGAACCGCACCACGCGTAGCTTGAGTTTGACCAGCGCCGGCGAGGCTTACTACCATCGCAGCCGGCAGTTGCTGGAGGACTTGGCCGATTTGGAAGCCGCTACCGGTCAGATGGGCGAGCGCATCAAGGGCCACATCAAGGTCAGTGCGCCGATCGATTTCGGCGGCATGTACATGGTACCGGTCATTGAACGCTTTTTGATGACCTATCCGGAAATCAAGATATTGATGACCTTGGACAACAAACCGCCTAATTTGCGCATCGGCAACTTCGACATTTCGCTGTTGGTCACCGATACCCTGGACCCCGGCGTAGTGGCGCGCAAGATCGCAGAAACCGAACTATGCACCTATGCGTCTCCCGCCTATTTGAGCGAGCAAGGCACGCCGCAACATATAGAGGATTTGAGCGACCACCGCTGCCTGCATTACGTCGATACGCCGCACGGCGATTATTGGTTGTTTAACGTCGCCGGCGAATTGCAGCGGATTAAAGTGGATTGGTTGCTGGCTTCCAACAACGGCCGGGCGCTATGCCAAGCCGCCGCGTTGGGCATGGGCATCGTGCGGGCGCCGCGCCTGTCGGCCGCGCCGCATTTGCAAAATGGCGAGTTGGTCGAAATTCTCAAGGATTACCAGCGCCCGGCGCTGGCGGTCTACGCCACCTATTTGCAACGCCGATTTTATCCGGCCAAACTCACCGCCTTCGTCGAATTTCTGCTGGACTATTTCGGTAAGTGA
- a CDS encoding esterase-like activity of phytase family protein has translation MRLTSTLFCSGMLLANAAIATPVFVNGLTISGATGDSFGTSVNDGRVGFFSDIYYDPNRNEWWGLSDRGPGGGSLNYETRVQRFSLDIDSQTGAISNFTLLQTLKFSKSGAALNGIAPNPTGTLGNAFDPEGVVVNPRSGNLLVSDEYGPSLYEIDRNTGAVVKTYATPANLVPRNSASGTANYAADTGNDAGKRTNRGFEGLAISPDGKYAYAILQSAMLDEGAGNGKVNRIVKFDTETGAAVAQYAYEMKRSGQGQGVSALVAINDHEFFVLERNNRGVGVGADLATADKEVYKIDLAGATDVSNIDLDSGASYIKVSKSAQIIDLDANTLAALGNKSPEKWEGLAIGPKLADGSYLMLAGTDNDYSVTQNGSGQQFDVYFRFSDADPYAGSIQCPLGETSGCAWTSNGSAASLTDEYSLLPGVLHAYKASAADLAGYVAPVPLPAAFWMFGSALLGWVAYRGKGRD, from the coding sequence ATGCGTTTAACATCCACCCTGTTTTGCTCCGGGATGCTGTTGGCCAATGCGGCTATAGCGACACCGGTTTTCGTCAACGGATTGACCATTTCCGGCGCGACCGGCGACAGTTTCGGCACGTCGGTCAACGACGGCCGGGTCGGCTTTTTCTCCGACATTTATTACGATCCCAACCGTAACGAGTGGTGGGGCTTGTCCGACCGCGGTCCCGGCGGCGGTTCGTTGAATTACGAGACCCGCGTGCAACGCTTCAGTTTGGACATCGATAGCCAAACCGGCGCGATTTCCAATTTCACGCTGCTGCAAACGCTGAAGTTTTCCAAGTCCGGCGCGGCCCTGAACGGCATTGCCCCCAATCCGACCGGAACCTTGGGTAACGCCTTCGATCCGGAAGGTGTGGTGGTCAATCCCCGCAGCGGTAATTTGCTGGTGTCCGACGAATACGGTCCGTCCTTGTACGAAATCGACCGCAACACCGGCGCCGTGGTGAAAACCTATGCGACGCCGGCGAATCTGGTGCCGCGCAACAGCGCCAGCGGTACGGCCAATTACGCGGCCGACACCGGTAACGATGCCGGCAAGCGCACCAACCGCGGTTTCGAAGGCTTGGCGATCAGTCCGGACGGCAAATACGCCTACGCGATCCTGCAAAGCGCGATGCTGGATGAAGGGGCCGGTAACGGCAAAGTTAACCGCATTGTCAAGTTCGATACCGAAACCGGCGCCGCCGTGGCGCAGTATGCCTACGAAATGAAGCGTTCCGGCCAAGGCCAGGGCGTATCGGCGTTGGTGGCGATCAACGACCACGAGTTTTTCGTGTTGGAGCGCAACAATCGCGGTGTCGGCGTCGGCGCCGATTTGGCGACCGCCGATAAGGAAGTCTATAAGATCGATCTGGCCGGGGCGACCGATGTCAGCAACATCGATCTGGACTCCGGTGCGAGCTATATCAAAGTGAGCAAGTCCGCGCAAATTATCGACCTGGACGCCAACACGCTGGCGGCGTTGGGCAATAAGTCGCCGGAGAAATGGGAAGGACTGGCAATAGGACCTAAATTGGCCGACGGCAGTTATCTAATGTTAGCCGGCACCGACAACGACTACAGCGTCACTCAAAACGGTAGCGGCCAGCAATTCGACGTGTACTTTCGGTTTAGCGATGCCGATCCTTATGCCGGCTCGATTCAATGCCCGCTGGGCGAAACCAGCGGTTGCGCGTGGACTTCAAATGGTAGTGCCGCCAGTCTGACCGACGAATACAGCCTGCTGCCGGGCGTGCTGCACGCCTACAAGGCTTCGGCCGCCGATTTGGCCGGCTACGTCGCGCCGGTACCGCTACCGGCGGCGTTTTGGATGTTCGGTTCCGCTCTGCTGGGCTGGGTTGCTTATCGCGGGAAAGGCCGCGACTGA
- a CDS encoding PfkB family carbohydrate kinase: protein MTTNAQRLDVLCIGHASYDLVFAISHHPGPDEKTVADDLLGCGGGPAANAAVAVARLGASAGFCGYLGNDVYGDSHLREFLAAGVGTQWVVRGDSPTPLSAVLVKPNGQRALINYKGGTEALPAERLSFTGREAKVLLCDGHEPGLSLTALAAADDKTGSVLDGGSLHAGTLALLDKVDYAVCSEKMAVQYAGDEQAALVKFAELAPAAVITLGARGLIWRRGTETGALEAPPVLAVDSTGAGDAFHGAFAAGLAAGLEWQTLLRYASAAGALCCTRLGARPGLPTLEQQLALLAQWRQ, encoded by the coding sequence ATGACAACGAACGCCCAACGCTTGGATGTACTTTGCATAGGTCACGCCAGTTACGACCTGGTATTCGCGATTTCGCACCATCCCGGTCCCGACGAAAAGACCGTCGCCGACGACTTGCTTGGCTGCGGCGGCGGACCGGCCGCCAACGCGGCGGTGGCGGTCGCCCGATTGGGCGCTAGCGCCGGCTTCTGCGGCTATTTGGGCAACGACGTCTACGGCGACAGCCACTTGCGGGAATTCCTGGCGGCCGGGGTCGGTACGCAATGGGTGGTGCGCGGCGATTCGCCGACGCCGCTATCGGCGGTACTGGTCAAGCCCAACGGCCAACGGGCCCTCATCAATTACAAAGGCGGGACCGAAGCCTTGCCGGCCGAGCGATTAAGCTTCACCGGCCGGGAAGCCAAAGTCCTGCTTTGCGACGGTCACGAACCGGGACTATCGCTGACCGCGCTGGCGGCGGCGGACGACAAGACCGGCAGCGTGCTGGACGGCGGCTCGCTGCACGCCGGCACCTTGGCCCTGTTGGACAAAGTCGATTATGCGGTTTGCTCGGAAAAAATGGCCGTGCAATATGCCGGCGACGAACAGGCGGCGCTGGTCAAATTCGCCGAACTCGCGCCGGCCGCCGTCATCACGCTCGGCGCGCGCGGTTTGATCTGGCGGCGCGGCACGGAAACCGGCGCGTTGGAAGCGCCGCCGGTGCTGGCGGTGGACAGCACCGGCGCCGGCGATGCGTTTCACGGCGCCTTCGCCGCCGGTCTGGCCGCCGGCCTGGAATGGCAAACCCTGTTGCGCTACGCCAGCGCGGCAGGCGCCTTGTGCTGCACACGCTTGGGCGCCAGACCCGGCCTGCCGACGCTCGAACAACAGCTCGCGCTGCTCGCGCAATGGCGTCAGTAA
- a CDS encoding zinc ribbon domain-containing protein YjdM, protein MTQLPNCPQCQSEFTYEDGESYVCPECGHEWAKQANTDAGEAAKVVTDAYGNVLQDGDSVTVIKDLKVKGSSAVVKVGTKVRNIRLVDGDHDIDCKIDGIGVMGLKSEFVKKA, encoded by the coding sequence ATGACTCAACTGCCCAACTGTCCCCAATGCCAATCGGAGTTCACCTACGAAGACGGCGAAAGTTATGTTTGTCCCGAGTGCGGACACGAATGGGCGAAGCAAGCCAACACCGACGCCGGCGAAGCGGCCAAGGTCGTGACCGATGCCTACGGCAACGTGCTTCAGGACGGCGACAGCGTGACCGTGATTAAGGATCTGAAAGTCAAGGGTTCGTCGGCTGTCGTCAAGGTCGGGACCAAAGTTAGGAACATCCGTTTGGTGGACGGAGACCACGATATCGACTGCAAGATCGACGGTATCGGCGTGATGGGTTTGAAGTCGGAATTCGTTAAAAAGGCTTGA
- a CDS encoding carbonic anhydrase, translated as MSKILNEVLLANRGYVAEFNKGDLAMPPARQFAILTCMDARLDPAKYAGLSEGDAHVIRNAGGRASDDAIRSLVISYKLLGTKEWFVIHHTDCGMETFTNEIMSDLLASSLETASVDASGWHDHGAGPGSTDGKFINWLTIKNQADSVLEDVKRIKAHPLVPGNIPVYGYVYDVKTGSLIEVPEATAAGAAS; from the coding sequence ATGAGCAAAATTCTTAACGAAGTACTCCTAGCCAATCGCGGCTATGTCGCCGAATTCAACAAAGGTGATCTGGCGATGCCGCCCGCCCGCCAATTCGCCATTCTGACCTGCATGGACGCCCGCCTAGACCCTGCCAAATACGCCGGTCTGTCCGAGGGCGACGCCCACGTCATCCGTAACGCCGGCGGCCGCGCCAGCGACGACGCAATTCGCTCGCTAGTGATTTCTTATAAATTGCTGGGCACGAAAGAGTGGTTTGTGATTCACCATACCGATTGCGGCATGGAAACCTTCACCAACGAAATCATGAGCGATTTGCTGGCCAGCAGCCTGGAAACCGCCAGCGTCGACGCGTCCGGCTGGCACGATCACGGCGCGGGTCCAGGTTCCACCGACGGCAAATTCATCAATTGGCTGACCATTAAGAATCAAGCGGACAGCGTGTTGGAAGACGTCAAGCGCATCAAGGCCCATCCATTGGTTCCGGGTAACATTCCGGTGTATGGATACGTTTACGACGTCAAAACCGGCAGCCTGATCGAGGTTCCGGAGGCCACCGCGGCCGGCGCCGCCAGTTAA